One region of Bradyrhizobium betae genomic DNA includes:
- a CDS encoding aminoglycoside phosphotransferase family protein, giving the protein MSKPLPQFTDAESFRAFRSDPPQWLPIALDIARSHGLDTTAPHVFATGTNLVVGLGEGLILKIFPPLLRAQFVSERGSLTQLKGRLHLPIPEIVAEGMRDGWPYLVITRLAGTLGSEAWPQLPEGQKERLLRQIGETIAAVQAAPLGPLAQIEPRWGDFMRAQMQGCKARHTRLGLAPKFLSGLDDLLRDAAELIPMDAPPVILIGEYIPENFLLACHDDQWSLKGLFDFGDVLAGWRDYDLLGPSAFMAAGRPGRVRSLLEGFGYAKPDFALKRRLMALMLLHRASDLNSHICIKGWQEKAGDLVELQDLIWAD; this is encoded by the coding sequence ATGTCGAAGCCACTACCCCAGTTCACCGACGCCGAAAGCTTTCGCGCCTTTCGCTCCGATCCGCCGCAATGGCTCCCCATCGCGCTCGACATCGCCCGCAGCCACGGTCTCGATACCACCGCGCCGCATGTGTTCGCGACCGGCACCAATCTCGTCGTCGGGCTCGGCGAGGGCCTGATCCTGAAAATCTTCCCGCCGCTGCTCCGCGCGCAATTCGTCTCCGAGCGCGGTTCGCTGACGCAGCTCAAAGGCCGTCTCCATCTGCCGATTCCCGAGATCGTCGCGGAAGGGATGCGTGACGGCTGGCCCTACCTCGTCATCACCCGCCTTGCCGGCACGCTCGGCTCCGAGGCCTGGCCGCAATTGCCCGAAGGCCAGAAGGAGCGCCTGCTGCGCCAGATCGGCGAGACTATCGCCGCCGTTCAAGCCGCGCCGCTCGGCCCGCTCGCGCAGATCGAGCCGCGCTGGGGCGACTTTATGCGTGCGCAGATGCAGGGCTGCAAGGCGCGGCACACGCGTCTCGGCCTTGCGCCGAAATTCCTCTCCGGTCTCGACGATCTCCTGCGCGACGCAGCCGAGCTGATCCCCATGGACGCACCGCCGGTGATCCTGATCGGCGAATACATTCCGGAGAATTTCCTGCTCGCCTGCCACGACGATCAATGGTCGCTCAAAGGCCTGTTCGACTTCGGCGACGTGCTGGCGGGATGGCGCGACTACGACCTGCTCGGCCCCAGCGCCTTCATGGCGGCAGGCCGGCCGGGAAGGGTGCGCAGCCTGCTCGAAGGTTTTGGCTATGCGAAGCCGGACTTCGCACTCAAGCGCCGCCTGATGGCGCTGATGCTCCTGCACCGCGCCAGCGATCTCAACAGCCACATCTGCATCAAGGGCTGGCAGGAGAAGGCCGGCGATCTGGTCGAACTTCAAGACTTGATCTGGGCGGATTGA